The sequence TTGTGTCACTCCTCTTCCATTTCTCATTTCATGACAAAAAGCAAGCGCACAGTTCAATAGGAGAAACATGTTCTAAATGTGTTTCTTCTCCAAATTACATGCAAAGCAAAAAAAATGCCACGAAAATGTTTTACCTGGATTCCACTGATTTCTATCTCCAtccattttaatttaaaaactctGCTTTTTTTGTGTTGGCAAACTGACCGAATAAAAAACTCAGCAAACTTTATTCCATCAGTCTGTCGTATGTGTAATTGTCATTGTATTGCTGTACTGAAATAATTGCCAAAACGGGACTACTTGTTTTTTGTTTCATCTTCTATATTGAATATTGATCGTCTCCTATGCTTCATTAGCCTTCCCTCAATTTGGATAAACAATATCTTGCGGCATAATCCATATTGAGCAGAGATTCACACCACCAAAGACTTTAGTTATCAATTCTATTCTTTCATGTAAAATCCTTGGTACTATTTAAAATTACTTTGTTGTGATCAATTTTTGTGTATACATACTAATGACATGTATTTCCATTAATACATTCTATTAGGATTAATATACGTTTAAAATAGTCACCAACAAAAAATATACGTTTAAAATTAATAACAAGAAAAGATATTAGTGCCACAAATTATATACGTGTTAATAATGTTTACAGCTTTTTATCTTTCCAATTTCCGCTTAACACTCcaaatttattttagtttaaaagTGATATGATAGCCATTTCATATTATTGTAGGTTATTTATTATACTTGCTTTCAATATTCGTAATATGAAACGGGTTAAACGGGTTNNNNNNNNNNNNNNNNNNNNNNNNNNNNNNNNNNNNNNNNNNNNNNNNNNNNNNNNNNNNNNNNNNNNNNNNNNNNNNNNNNNNNNNNNNNNNNNNNNNNNNNNNNNNNNNNNNNNNNNNNNNNNNNNNNNNNNNNNNNNNNNNNNNNNNNNNNNNNNNNNNNNNNNNNNNNNNNNNNNNNNNNNNNNNNNNNNNNNNNNNNNNNNNNNNNNNNNNNNNNNNNNNNNNNNNNNNNNNNNNNNNNNNNNNNNNNNNNNNNNNNNNNNNNNNNNNNNNNNNNNNNNNNNNNNNNNNNNNNNNNNNNNNNNNNNNNNNNNNNNNNNNNNNNNNNNNNNNNNNNNNNNNNNNNNNNNNNNNNNNNNNNNNNNNNNNNNNNNTatttcaaatgttcgtgatataaaaatttaaatattatttaaaaattattaatttatatttttaaaatatttaatttaatttgatgtattttaattttatttatttaattattaaatttagttttatgattttaaatttataattttttttattttaacttacttaataagaggttataaatattttattaattattatagttGTAatatagagaaataaaaaaagtgttaaaatacttttttattttgtgatgAAATTACGATGTAAACAAATGAGGTTGAGTTAATTATTCTTTTGTTGTGTCGAAAAATTGGATAAAAGGTTAAATAAGTATCTTCGATCTAATTTTCGAACTATAGTGTGAATAAATGAGGTTAAAGAATTCTTTTTTTGTTgcatcaaaaaattttaaaaaaaattaaataattctctttttattaaatttcaatatattttttttaatttcaatatatcttttttattcaatttaaattttttattttgtttatttttttctatattatTTAGTATCAGGTTTCGAgtattagattaattcttattaatttataattCTTTTTGTTGTGTCCTAAAAAAAAGTATTTTAGTGTCTTTCGCGTTCTTTCTTGTGTTTTTAtcatccttatttttttttatttgtgtgtTGTTATTGTTTTTAtcgttcttatttattttattattaaaaaaaacataCAATACCAAAAAAACCAAGAATAAATGAATTATCTTCTTTGGATTTATCTTTTTATATACCATTTTTTCTAATTACAATATTTGAAGACAAATCTTTTTGGATAAGAGAAGAATAATATGTGCTTCAAATGTTGTGATATGAAGAGTTTAAGaattatttaaaagttattaatttatattttttaaatatttaatttaatttaatatattttaattttgtttatttagttactaaattaatttttatatttacaagtttatgattttttttttattttaacctaataagaagTTATAAATATCTCATTAACTATTGTAATTGTAATATAGAGATAAAAAAATGTCAAATTTTTAgctcatttttttatattttttttaagacgaaaaaaaatgaaatgaaatgaaataaaTATGATAACAAATGTGGAGGTGTTAAATGGAATGTTGAATGGAATGAGATGCAGATAAGTTTTGTAACGATTACACTATACTGATGGATTGATATTTTGTGACAAGTGTAGCCTAGGGGCCCCAAAAAAGCGCTTTACCTAGCCTTTGGTGTTTAGTAATGTGATAGGAATGAGGATAAAGAAAGCAGCAGAACCAAGCAACGAACAAGAGAGAGATAAAGAAAGAGCGAGCTAAAAAACAGAGGAGAGCAGAAAAGGCAATGGCAGCAGTGAAAGTGTACGGACCAACCCTGTCGACGGCGGTGTCAAGGGTGCTGGCCTGTCTGATCGAGAAGGATGTGCAGTTTGAGGTGATTCCGGTGAATATGTCGAAAGGAGAACATAAGAGACCTGAATTCCTGTCCCTTCAGGTGAGCTCTGCCTCTTCCAACATCATTCTTTTCTTCTAATGTTTCTCGATATACACCAACACCTGCATTTCATTTCACTTCACAGCCTTTTGGCCAAGTCCCTGCATTTCAAGACGGCAACATCTCCCTCTTCGGTAAGTAATTCCTTAAAAGCAATTTGTGTTCCTTTTGCTGCAGTCTTTGTTCATATTATAAAGGGGTTGGTTTGTTGAAAGACAGAGTCAAGAGCAATATGCCGGTATGTATGTGAGAAATACGCGGAGAGGGGGAACAAGGGATTGTACGGAACGGACCCATTGGCGAAGGCATCCATAGATCAGTGGGTGGAGGCGGAGGGGCAGAGCTTCAACCCCCCAAGCTCAGCGCTGGTGTTCCAGCTGGCATTTGCCCCAAGGATGAAGCTGAAGCAAGACGAAGGAGTGATTAGGCAGAACGAAGAGAAGCTTGCCAAGGTGCTTGACGTCTATGACAAGAGGCTCTCTCAGACTCGTTTCTTGGCGGGCGATGACTTCTCCTTCGCTGACCTCTCCCACCTTCCCAACGCCCACTACTTGGTCACCGCCACCGACAGGGCCCCACTATTCACCCAAAGGGACAACGTCTCCAGGTGGTGGAACGACATCTCCACCCGTCATTCCTGGAACGAGGTCCTTCGTCTCCACAAAACTGCTTATTAAACAGCAACTGCTTTTGCTcttttttactttattatatATCATCATGCCCAACCAATTAATGCAAATCACAATTCCAGACACCTTATATTACGTGTACTCGTAACTCATAACTTTAGCTACGATTGCGCTCCTGGCTTCTGGAGATTTCTCAAACCTGAAAGTATACAATCGCCTCAAAGCAGAATAACTTTTTGAGAAGAGGAGAAATCCATATctgatttttttcaaaatctacatattaattttttagtttaatttatctaattttaaaaaaaattttatatgtgCATCAATATCAACTAAGTCACTACAatgaaaattatgtttgatttttgtgttgactctaaaaaatttaagtaaatatgaaaattgatatttttaaatttttaaaaaattaattacttaaatatatttttaaattctatAAAACTTAAATATTAGAACTATTTGTCATTTCCTCTGACTTCTTCCGCTTAACAATGTTAGAGAACGAAGCCTGCAAGCACAAGCCTAATACTTATGCCATTCTattctaaattaaatttttaacaagGCACAAAGTCTACTTTAATCAAATTCTTTTTAAAGAGATACAAAGTGATATCTATTAGAAATCAAATTTCTGTTACATTTAAATACCAAATTGAATTGTATAAACACATTAATTTTTTCTAGGTAAAAGAGTGATTAATGACTTAATATACAAgacacaatataaaaaaaaaaaattaatactcaCTATATTATTGTTGCTTCTATCACCTCGAATTAAACTAACAAAATCACCCATATATGCTAATTCATACATAATAAATTACATAATAAATATGAAACTTATGGTATTATCAACTCGAATATTTTTCAGTTGTAACTTATAAATTGATAATCTTAAGTTGAATTATTTgaccaattaattaattttttacctttaattagtTAAACTTTGCAATTAATAAACTTCTATATATATAATACAAGTAAGTTGAAATATTAGACTatgcattattagtttttaaCCATTCAACTAGCTTttcaaagtttttattttttaatttaaattaattttaaattcatCAATGTAATTAtaattctttcttaaaattttatatttttttaattcaaatcaagTTGCTtagttatcaaaattaattttgttttctcacaaacaaTTCATTTAATTTTTGGAGTCCTAACAAGTCAACTtagtttctttcttttgtttttttattttttaaatagttGAGTTTCATTACTCAGTTATAAAGTACATGACGGTAAATCTGGCGTCTCAGCAATACACTATAAAATTACGCAAACGAATCAAATATTCATGCAGATCTTATACATTGTCAATAGGACAACATAGTTTCATTTTTTTTGGTCGTGACAACATGGAGTTATAACCCTGAGTATACATTGGTGCATTGGAGAACCGCTATGTTAGcccaaacataattgacttcAAAGCTTCTAATTGGGCCTTGCTGGGCTTTATATTCTTCTCCCAAGACGATTATCAGACTTATGTATTCCTTTCTATGAATTCTATCTTTTATAACATTCATAGTATGGTTATGTGCCGCGGAAAAATAAATTACGCAGTTGAGATTTGGTATAAAAAGAGAATTTGTAGGTCTCTCATTAAACTGCACCAGAGTTCAAATCTCAAAAGTGgaatatagatttttttttagtGTGTATGACCAATTGACCATATGAGTCTAGTCTTCGTATTAGGTTGCAGCATTGGATATTGTGAGAAAGAGATTAGTCAGATTAGTGCGTTCTGTATTTTACAAGGAGAAAAATCAGCATGCAAATTGTCAGTTAGCAAGTTGcaaatacaaattaaagatcttcCTCCACTGAAGTTGACCGAAAAAGAAGTATATATAGATGTGCACAGAAATGAAGCATGTCACAAAAATCTGTATAATCATGATTAATTTCAACCACTTAACTTAGATCCCGGGTGGCTTGATTGACTCTTATTTGTCGAAAAGGAATTCCCACACGTGTATGTATATCTacttcaaatataaaaaatccaCCTCTAGGATGGTTTCATTTCTGCCACCTATAATAACTTGTTGTTTTCAAGGATTAAACTTCACTTAACCTTATACTCTCCTGGCCAATCATTAATACCCCGCCATATACACGAAAATTGATTGGAAGAgggaaaaagataaaattgaaatAGAGTTAGGAGGGAGCTGGGAACGTGTGGACAATATGCACCACAATTGAAGCGAGGGGATATGAATATCATTACCCTGATCTTCTTAGTTGATTCCCTTGCTCTTTCCTAATCTATCTATTACTCACTCCTCTGCTCTGTTCTCTCTTTCTTCCTCAAAAAGATGGCTACCATCACCAACAGTTTCATATTCAAGTCCCCTGCATCTCTCTCCGTCTCCCTTTCAAGCCACCCAAATAAGCTGCTTCCACTTTCTTCTCTACAATTTCTGAGCACACAAGCACAATCTTCTTCTTGTGGTTCTGGTTGGCAACAGAGCCGGGTGATTACAAGAGCCACATCATCAGCAGCATCGGGGGCGAAAAAAGCAAGCGAGGAGAGAGTTCAGAAGGTTCATAGCATTGAGGAGTTCGACGACGCGCTTAGAGCGGCGAAGAACAGGCTGGTGGTGGTAGAATACGCATCGAGTGACAGCTTGGAGAGCAGCCAGATATACCCTTTCATGGTGGACCTTAGCAGGCAATGCAACGACGTTGAGTTCCTTCTCGTGATGGGTGACGAGTCCGACAAGACCCGCGACCTCTGCAAAAGAGAGAAAATCGACAAAGTGCCTCACTTCAGCTTCTACAAGAGCATGGAGAAGATCCACGAAGAGGAAGGTCTGGCTTTCTAACTCTCACTCCCTCACTATATTTAGTTAAGATTGACCTACCTAGCTAGCTAGTAGTTATAACCTTTGATGTAAGAGAGGGGAATATATATTCTTACATGAATGAATGAGTTCCAAATGTCaactatttagatgaataaataatttgaGAGTTAGTTCAAGGTCAATAGAATTGTGAATTCAGTTTGAAATTGGAAATGAATATGCATACATACGATGCAGGTATTGGACCGGAGAGGCTGGTAGGGGATGTGCTATACTACGGGGACAGCCATTCAGCAGTGGTGCAGCTGCACAGCAGGGAGGACGTGGAGAAGCTGATAGAGGAGAACAAGGAAGGGCACAAGCTGGTGGTGCTGGACGTGGGCCTCAAGCACTGCGGCCCCTGCGTCAAGGTGTACCCCACCGTCCTCAAGCTCTCCAGGCAGATGGCCGACTCCGTCGTCTTCGCCAGGATGAACGGCGACGAGAATGACAGCTGCATGCAGTTCCTCAGGGACATGGACGTCGTGGAGGTCCCCACCTTCCTGTTCATCAGAGACGGCGTCATTCGTGGCCGATATGTTGGTTCTGGCAAGGGAGAGCTCATTGGCGAGATTCTCCGCTACCAAGGTGTGCGTGTCACTTACTAATGCTACCTACCTGCCTACTTTCATTTCTCCCAATTATTCAACTCTCATATTTATATATGCATTATGCCAATTTTACTCTTCAGCCAAAATGTAACTTCAATTCAGTGGAACCCTTCCTTATTGTATTATTAATTAAGAGTTATACACACCACCCAAAATGCTATCTACGCCTCACCAACCCCCTGTTGCTTTCAGATTACCATACATTAGCGTACAAATTTGACGAACGCTATATATTACtagattaattttaattattaatatttaaaatatagNNNNNNNNNNNNNNNNNNNNNNNNNNNNNNNNNNNNNNNNNNNNNNNNNNNNNNNNNNNNNNNNNNNNNNNNNNtattaattttatatttttaaaaaataaaatttaaataattactaaTTAGTAACAATTTAAAGAATTAGAATTATTAATTGATAACAAGTTGGTTGGTTGGATGTTGGTTATGTAGAAAAGTTCacaaataaattaaagagaaatgcTATTTGTgcactaaaatcagtcattaaaataaatcaatttgtatataaatacatgtgtagtttaatttatttttaatgtgaatttatattctaacatgtatattttatattgatgacTGATTTTGATTGCTAATTTTGATGTACATCTAGCATAACCCTAAATTAAATTATCTTTCTATGTGTGCGTCTTTTAAATGGTTTAAACATGTACATGTGCAAGATTCAATTCCTTCTATTAAAGTGCAATCTATATACCCTGacaggaaaaaaaaaatatgcatacTATTATATTATTTGTTTCCAATAGTCTGAAATGTTGACTTAATTTGCTaaataattatgcattttaaataCTACTACAGTATAATATATACATCAGCGGTTTATTAGATAAATTGATGAGGTGAAAGTGATACATACGTAATCTGTAGACTGTAGTTAATATAATATCTTCCTTTGATCGATGACTTTTGAAGGCATCTTGGATCCATGAACTAATTAAGCACTTCCTTTTAAGCAAGCGAGGAGCGGTCCCAAGGATATTCTTAATTAATCCGAACGAGGAGAAACTCAAATTGTTTTATCCTTAATTAAACTAGTGACGTTattgagggaaaaaaaaaaggagagagaaaagATATCAAGAATCACAATATTCCGGTATGGTCATGCAAATTTGCATTGTTTGTTTATTCAATGTTCTGAAAAGTATGTAGGTATTATATTGGCTGAGTGGTAGGAGTGCCGTGTGCATGCCTCTTAGCGACTCATGAAGCCGCCATGAACAAGGACAATAATATTCGTTTATTTAGTTTGTACCTAAATCTATTACTTGCAGTTGTTTGGAATCAATACATGATCCAACAAagtgtaaataataataataatactaatcataataagaaattaagaataagaagaaacaggaaaaataaagaagaaaagaacAAATCTACAAACTTTAACCGAAATGAAAGggggaagaagaaaaataataatcacTTGGCCGTGAGCACTGGCTTGAGCTGAAGAGGCCTAGGTGGTGCCATGGTTCTTCTCTTCCACAGATTAATCTCTTTCCGTGGCTGCAAAT is a genomic window of Arachis ipaensis cultivar K30076 chromosome B06, Araip1.1, whole genome shotgun sequence containing:
- the LOC107645335 gene encoding thioredoxin-like protein CDSP32, chloroplastic — encoded protein: MATITNSFIFKSPASLSVSLSSHPNKLLPLSSLQFLSTQAQSSSCGSGWQQSRVITRATSSAASGAKKASEERVQKVHSIEEFDDALRAAKNRLVVVEYASSDSLESSQIYPFMVDLSRQCNDVEFLLVMGDESDKTRDLCKREKIDKVPHFSFYKSMEKIHEEEGIGPERLVGDVLYYGDSHSAVVQLHSREDVEKLIEENKEGHKLVVLDVGLKHCGPCVKVYPTVLKLSRQMADSVVFARMNGDENDSCMQFLRDMDVVEVPTFLFIRDGVIRGRYVGSGKGELIGEILRYQGVRVTY
- the LOC107645336 gene encoding glutathione S-transferase, encoding MAAVKVYGPTLSTAVSRVLACLIEKDVQFEVIPVNMSKGEHKRPEFLSLQPFGQVPAFQDGNISLFESRAICRYVCEKYAERGNKGLYGTDPLAKASIDQWVEAEGQSFNPPSSALVFQLAFAPRMKLKQDEGVIRQNEEKLAKVLDVYDKRLSQTRFLAGDDFSFADLSHLPNAHYLVTATDRAPLFTQRDNVSRWWNDISTRHSWNEVLRLHKTAY